Proteins encoded together in one Candidatus Poribacteria bacterium window:
- a CDS encoding D-aminoacylase codes for MKNSPSISFRATPPEENERILNRTASHPRMMIASDGVYNIPHPHPRSYGCFVQYLGKFVRERQLISLKEAVYKMSGFPAERFRLSDRGRIDRGLAA; via the coding sequence ATGAAGAATTCGCCTTCGATTTCATTCAGGGCAACCCCGCCTGAAGAGAATGAACGCATTTTGAACCGCACGGCGAGCCATCCGCGCATGATGATTGCCAGCGATGGTGTTTACAACATTCCGCATCCACATCCACGGAGTTACGGGTGCTTCGTGCAATATCTCGGCAAATTCGTGCGCGAACGCCAGTTGATTTCATTGAAAGAAGCCGTCTATAAAATGAGCGGTTTTCCCGCTGAACGCTTTCGACTCTCCGATCGCGGACGGATTGATCGAGGACTTGCCGCGGA